The DNA window aacttataattaaaattaaaaaaatgagttGTATTTTTAGGGACTTAACTTTACatcaacataaaaaatgttcaagtaggtaatatttgttttaattgtgtATTTCAGTGTTCTAGTATCACATAAATGTACACATAGATGTGGCTTATTACTTACTACcttaataattaactaataattttagttagtaAGCCTAATGTGTAATATTACCTAAAGTGCTCCTCGTGCGCCATAACATTTTCAATAGTACTTAATGCCGGTCATGGTATGGTATGggatgggcatgtaatgcgcaggaatgagggacatattgtgaggaaggccttgagcatgaatgtggatggatgtagaggtagaggacgagcaagaaaacgatggatggactgtgtgaaagacgatatggttagaaagaatgttacttatgagatgacgtctgacagagaagtatggaaggagaagacatgctgcgccgaccccaaataaaattgggaaaagggcaggagtaTGCACTTAATGCCGGTCAACAAAAAAATGTGCTATAATATAGTTCTTTACTAAACTTACCGTTTCACATATTCCCAAAACAATTTGATTTCCTCCTCCAGAGAAACGTTCATCATATGTAAAACCGATAAATATCTTTCATTTATTGACATTGAAATAACCAGCACTTATGTTTTTGTTcgattaaataaactataaataaattgaactttAATTACTGAAACATGATTTGATACTTAAATATGGATCAGATCGATTAAAAAGTTTATAGTTTTGTCTATTTCTTGATAACGTAGCGTTCAAATGTTTCATGCTATGACTATTGAATGTTCAAACACCGCTTCGGGCCCTTTAAGAGTTCAGGGTTGAAACGGCAATCGATGACCATTAGTGAAGTCGTATCATGTATGAAGTATTAATGCTCTATTTCTATTATTGATTCATTTGGGGTaagaatactttaaatatgtattgtagtttattaaaatatatcatatgataatcgttatacttaataataaataatataaaatcgaagTCATGTTCGGTAGTTTATCCTTCTTTCACACAAGTAGATACCAATTGCGTACCCATACTCGTTTATTGGAAGATAGCAATTAGgattagtagatttttttataaatattgtaaatataatgatttagacggaacttaaatatttttaaaggtcaCTTCTTAATGAAAATACAAGTATGTATCCGTTTTAGGAGATCTTGCCATCTTGATTGACCTATATTCGAAAATATCACTCTTCGTTTTCAAAAAGGATGATAGAAAACTTTTTTAAGGAAATTATACTTTCAATGAGTGTCATTTTTTATccagataatttattataaactcaaTAAAGAAAGGAGTTGAAAATTTTACCACGATACCTACTTAGTGAGTATTATTcacaattcaaattaaattcggATAATATGTGTTcttctaatatacatatatcgtagAAAAATGCCACCATAAACCTAGAATTTGGGTcttgtaaatataacatatgtatgtgtgtgtatttacGTGGGCAAAATGCTTAAACCAGGGTAAAAatcaattctttatttttaagtctTACAATAAAACAACTACAGCGTGTTGTCGCAATACGTAGTATTGCTGTGTGCTGGTTCGaaaggtgaatgagccagtgtaacacaCCGCACAAGCGACATAATAATGGTTAGATTAAATCCGGCGCCAATGTGTATGAGTAGTAGTGGCCACTAACCAACGAGTGGCCTATTTTACCGTTTGCCTAcctgtgatatatatataaaaaaaatgatcatcGATTATAGCTTCAAATTTCTCGATATAGCTAAGCTTTAAAGCTCTCAGGGGCCTCACGGCTAAATTTTCGCTAGGGCCAATAGGGGCTGGTGACAAGAAAGACAATTATAAACGAACGGGAAAATTAGAAGGAAGTACAAAAGTCTTCGCATTATCGGAATACTTCttatattccaaaatataattaaaaaacaacataatatgtatgtatctgttattctatatttaataattgcaattaaattaaattaaataatttacgtgatcaattgtttttgtaataatatcgaTTTTGAGCATTTTTAAAGTGCGCTAATTGCTTCTAAAAAAAGTTTACATATGTATCTAAATAAATGttactcataaatataaaactattaaatttataaaaattcttgAATTTCGCCagtaaattttagaaaaaaataatttcctttgTAAGCTATTAGGTATTTTAcctttgttatttaaatcttaaatatatttaaaaaaaaaaaacatgttttgatCAGAATGTTTCCGTGGCTGTAAGTGTAATGTGATAATAGTGtgataatagtaatattacatGATATTGGGGTTTTTTACATGATTTTTAAGCTGAAATAATTTTAGTGAtgtatagttaaatataaaatttattacctacctattttctgttttaaaatgttatttttatcgaaAACTGTAAagctaaatattttacttttaaaacaaaagacaacGGTAACAGATCAGTAAAACATGGcgttattaaagaaaatatctgATAGGAATCAAAATCTTTTACGGGCTTCGACATATATAAACAGTTTCAAAAGAGTTGTTGAAGAAttggtaattaataaaaaaatacgattaacgtaattaagtattaaaatacatatttaaagaatctacataattaaataatattttataggtttATAACTCACTTGATGCTGACTCTACTTCAATAGCAGTTAGAGTAtgcatagaaaataaatatatccaagTACTGGATAATGGTATAGGTATTACTAAGGAAAATTTTAGGCTTTTAGGAGACAAATATGTTACAAGCAAATTCATAGATGACACTTCCCTAAAATCTACATCAAAAGATTATGGATATAAAGGTATTTCTTTGGCAAGTATTATAGAAGTTTCTGAACATgtaaaaatatcttcaaaatttaaaaattcgcaAGAAACTTggatgaaaatgttttttaaaggaAGTAcagaagaatttattttaacaacttCAAGACCCTCTAAAGGAACCACTGTATGTACcttcataaattaaaactttgctTAGTTTGTTTGCTGGCACCTAATTgacattataacatttttaggtAGAAATATCAGGCTTTCTTTACAATCGTAATATTCAAAGAAAAtctatagatttattaaatgaaataaacaatatcaaATTGGCTCTAGAGCAGCTATCGTTGGTTCATTGTAATGTTTCATTTAGTCTCAGAGATGAttctaaaaatgaaattatttttaaaatccataaaaatagaaatatataccaGACATTGTGGTctctttttgaaataaatagtaGTGATTTAAATGATCTTCAAgtagaaaaaaatcaatataaggtGAAAGCGTACATTGGTAAAGATTGTTTGgtatcaaaaaaatatcaatgggTTTTCTTAAACGGAAGATTTGTTTCAAACACATTTCTACATACAACTATTAATGAAATGTTTACTAAGAAAAACTTTAATAAGACAAAAGTAAAGGTAAATTTTTGATATGGTTTAACTAATGTTTTATATcttatcgtttattttatactttttttaaatgtagttcACAGatgaatacaattttaacaGCAAGATtccatttttctttatttttataatgtgtcCTTACTATGATTATGATTTTAACtataatcaaaaacaaacttttgttgaatttaaaaactgtgAAGAAGTTAATAAcctcattaaaaaattaatcaacTTATACTTTGGAGACATTAAAATGAAACCATTGGTTGTTAGAGAAGAAATAGatgaagataataataatgacacaAGAAAAAAAGTCAAAGAAATTAtggacaaaatattaaataagaatgaGAGAAAAACTAATATAACACAACTACAAAATGGTATAAAAGGTAAAgtcagtatataaataaataataagttatatataaattaaaatttcatattgaaACAAGGAAACTTTTTAGGTAAGAACATAAAAAGAAACgttaaaaaaaggaatattatgAATGACAAtgcacaaaatattttgaagaagaaaacaatatataacagTTTATGCAAAAATAAGCAACAATTAATGATTAACAATATGgacaaaaaacttaataatgatAGATTGCTTGAGTCGCATAAATCAGAAaccaatttgataaaaaatcatAGACCTAATATCAATTACcttaacaataacaatacaagAAACCTGCtacgaaatgaaaaaaaaagtacaaaaccaaaatataatacaaaaaaaataatgaaagcaCATGCTTGCGATGAACCTCTTTTAAAGAAGTTTGAAGAGCAAACAAAAACTGTTCAAAGGCGATGTCACAAACTATCAATTGAAGTTCAGAGTATACTTGGCAGAAAAtacttcaataatattaaaatacacaatCCTAATGAAAAACGCTGCTtagattttcatataaatagtgGAAATGAAATGAGAGagattaaatcaaaacataaatatttcaaatctaaCATTGTAGAACATACAAGAACCAAACTAGTTAAAACAACAtacgatttattaaaaactaatgagAATAAAGAAAAAGACCCCATCGATTTATTTACAGATactcaaaacaattttatcgaAGAGACTATCGCATCGTGtaagtttacattttacaaGCTCGtagattttttccaaaaaataaggCTAAGCATACAAAGCTTAAACGGTTACATGGTTAAAAGTTTGTTTCAATTAGGTTATAAGTTTgagtaacaataacaaacaagTGTCAAGTGAGAATATATATCTGTCAAATGTCATTCATATTTCGTAcccatagataaaataatttagttatttcaaGTGTCATATAtcatcctttttttttattcaggttTAGCTACaggtattttgaattatttctgAAAATTAGCATGTATTCTCTATATTAGACCAATGTAACAATATGTGACTTACTAAATAGTTAGTTTTTTTTCAGGCAAAAATATTGTTTCCACTTTTAACAGCCAtaacaatagaaaaataattgaaaaatattctaCTTGCAAATCACATAGCTATTTGTCCCATTTGGACCCAATTTTATGTCCAAGTGCTTATACGGAGAAAAATCAACGTCAAAAGAAagctaaaaaattaaatttgttaaaatctgCAATTTTAACGGAATACAAAAATCATTACGATGACTACACACTTCATTATAAAAACGCAATGACGCAAAATAACCTTAACTTTAATGAATCTGTCAATTTTTATAGTATTCAAAATAgcataaatagtaaaatatcgTTGAATAATACGAATTTGAACTTCGAAAATACTTACacgataaacattttaaattcattatgtaGTTTCAATGATGGAGTTAATAAAACGTACTCAGTGAAAATGTCAACTAATTTAAGTTTAAGTAATCGTATCATAAATACATCAACCTCAATTGAGGATACTGTACCGAGTAAAGAATTATCACATATTGAAAACGAAGCATTAATTTTTACACCTACATCGCAAAACAATGAAGGAATAGAACCTTTAAAATTTTGCGAAACTATCTTAAATAGTACCGAAATGAGAGATATTGAACATGAGTTTGACACAAGTTTTTCTAattatgagaaaataaatttaataacgaaAAGTAACAATAATTGTACTCGATTTTGTTTCGATGATGTTGACAGAAACGAATTTGTCAATAGTCTCAAGGATAAAGAACAGAACGATGGATTCACATTGAATagtgaaaaaaataagataacaaATGTGGAATGGTCTGACGGTAAACTAGATAATGAAGCACCTTTGCTGCCAATATTCAAAAGTCAGGCTCATAACAAGGATTTCAAACTGAAGAGTCGTCATCGTTTTGTACC is part of the Vanessa cardui chromosome 14, ilVanCard2.1, whole genome shotgun sequence genome and encodes:
- the LOC124535397 gene encoding DNA mismatch repair protein Mlh3-like is translated as MALLKKISDRNQNLLRASTYINSFKRVVEELVYNSLDADSTSIAVRVCIENKYIQVLDNGIGITKENFRLLGDKYVTSKFIDDTSLKSTSKDYGYKGISLASIIEVSEHVKISSKFKNSQETWMKMFFKGSTEEFILTTSRPSKGTTVEISGFLYNRNIQRKSIDLLNEINNIKLALEQLSLVHCNVSFSLRDDSKNEIIFKIHKNRNIYQTLWSLFEINSSDLNDLQVEKNQYKFTDEYNFNSKIPFFFIFIMCPYYDYDFNYNQKQTFVEFKNCEEVNNLIKKLINLYFGDIKMKPLVVREEIDEDNNNDTRKKVKEIMDKILNKNERKTNITQLQNGIKGKNDGFTLNSEKNKITNVEWSDGKLDNEAPLLPIFKSQAHNKDFKLKSRHRFVPKGMSQIFEGKLKNYTDHVNNYDEEYYEDILGQVDKKFIAAKMQSQYSSGGKSSDFLTLFDQHAVDERVRLEKSLSDYFDGSKWKSVAFETFQLNLNHAEYFYLYNYKDKFSKFGLKWTFAENHVLIHAIPEAILGKNHRKAEIIFVAIKKLISELIEEIQSSRGNVSSYPKCLMEFIFSEACRYAIMFGDQLSKDDCVNMIGALANCKTPFQCAHGRPVMAIIMEIPNNNLTYKVNLNSLKKFIKRISQ